TTCAGGGCGGTCTCGCCGAAAGAACCGAGCATGTGCCGGCCGAAGCCGCCGACGAACCCCTTCGTGCCGGCAAAGCCGATGCCGGCGATCTCGACCGCCTGCCCATCCAGCAGATGGACACCCGCCTTCATGAGGATCGACGAGATCTCCTCGACGGCATCGCATTGGTGGTCATGATTGCCGAGAACCGCCACCACCGGGACCGTGCAGTATTTCAGGTCGGCGGCGAGAAGCTCCGCTTCGGCCGGCTTGCCGAGATCGGTCAGGTCGCCGGCGATCACCAACACATCGGCGACTTTTGAAATCTCCGAAAACAGTTCGGTATAGGAGACCGAACCATCCTCCTTCATATGGAGGTCCGCGACCGCGGCTACTTTCAGCTTGCCCATGGCAGCAACTCCCTATTTTCCTGGCCGCATCTCGAGGTCGCCGCCGACGTCGGCAAACCCCCATTCGGTGACGTCGATCTCATAATCGCGCCGCGAGTAAAGCCGGCCGCGGCAGATCTTCGTCTGGGGCAGCGGCAGGTCACGCTGCGCCGCCAGTCGGCTCAGCAGCTCGTCCATCAGCCACAAGGGCACCCTGTCGCGCTCCGAGGGATAGATCCACCGGAAATTGAGGAGATGGATCAAGAGCACTTCCCAATGCACTTCCATGTATTCGAGCAGCCTGCGCCAATCGATCCGGTCGTGGGTCTTGAGGATCGTGTGGGCTACGTCGGCGCCGTCATAGCGCTCGCGAAGCTGGATGAAGGACTTGGACCAGACCAACTCGGTCGGAGCGACGATCGACACGGGCGAGGCGCTGATCTCGACCGGCAAGGCGTGCTCGAACCAGGCGTCGTTGACGAGCATCGTTCCGTTCGGCGAGGCGAAGATGACGTCGAAGAAGAACTTGCCCTTGTAGACTTTGCCGAGCCACCGGTCGTCCTCGATCTCGACCGAGTAGCCGAGCGACTTGAAGTATTGAAGGATGCGGGTGTAGTCGCCTGCCTTGCAGAAGACGTCGAGATCCTTCGTCGGTCTCGAAATGCCGGTATAGGCGCTGACGGCGAAGGTCCCGGCGACCAGAAACGGGATCTTGGATTTGACGAGCTCCGTTATGGCGGTGGCGACGAAGGCTTCGGCTTTCTCGTCGACAAGCTGTGGCAGCGCGAGTGGCGTGCGGACCGTTCGCGGCGATTTCGACTTCGGTGGCATTGCCGATCGCATGCTTTCTCTCCTGCGAAGGAATACCTACGAGAACACGCGAGAACTCGGCTAGGTTCCGCAGCATCGAAGCGATCGCCGCGGGAGTGGCGGCGGGAGAGGAAACGCCGGCGCAGCCGCTGGCGACTGCGCCGAGAGAAATGCCGAACCGCTTATAGTGCCGGTGGACGGTAGCGGTCGCGCTCGCGCTCAACCTCATCGAGGCTCAAGGGCGCCGACGCCGCGTCGAAGGTGCTCCAGCCTTCTTCGACGTAGGCGCGCCGGCGAACCGAGGTGTCGACGGCATTGCGGTTCCTGAGGATCGCATCGGCCTGCGGCAGCAGGGCCTCGTCGACCTTCGCCACCACCAGCGTGCCGCCGCGGCGCACGCCCTCGGCGTAAAGATGCGCGTCCTCGTCCGGAATGCCCGAATCCGTCAACGACCCGATGATGCCGCCGGTCGCGGCACCGGCCACCGCCCCGGCAATCGCGCCCGCCGCTGTCGATGCGAGCCAGCCGGCGGCGACGACCGGCCCGACGCCGGGAATGGCCATCAGCCCCAGCCCGGTCAAGAGACCGACCGCGCCGCCGCCGGCCGCACCCAGCCCTGCCCCGACCCCTGCCCCTTCAGCGGCTCCGGAACTCTCGTCCGCATGGCGATCGCCGGCATTGTTGGCGACGATGCTGATATCCTGCGTCGGAATGCCGGCCGTCTCGAGGTCGTTCACCGCCTGTCGGGCGTCGTGATAATCGTCGAAAAGCCCTGCCACAGTTCTCATCTTCTTCTGCCTTTCTGTCGCGCTGGAGGGGAAGCGAGCGGATTTTTGCCCGTCTGCCCGCAATCATTGATCAGAGCACGGTGACGTTGCCCTGGTAGTCGAGAGAAACGGTGACGGTCTTGCCGTCCTTCATTGCCGTTCCCCGCCAGACCCCCTGGTCGTCGAGCTTCAGTCCCTTGACGTCGGCGTAACCGGCTTCCTGGATCCGCTCGCGCGCCTGGTCTTCCGTAAAACTGTTCTTGCCGGCGACCGGCGCTTCAGGATTCTGCGTACCCGGCGTGGTGATCGCCGGTGTGCTTCCGCCCGAGGTCGCCGATTGCGCAAAGGCCGGCATTGCTGCAGCGCTCAGGAGCACGGCAACGCCAAAGATCATGGTTTTCATCGTTTTTCCTCTCTCGGGGATGCTTTTCCCAACCAACCAAACCGGCCCGACATGGTTTGGTTCCGAGGTGTTTTCCAGGAAGAATCGAAGTGAGAGGGCACCCGGGAAAGGCACGTCCTGCGGAACTTTCTTGCGACTTGCCGGTTGCCGCTGCCGTGAACCGAGACCTTCGAGGAAAGCGCAATGGCAACCAACGTGAAGGACGGCAAGGCGCCCAAGAGTTCCGATGGAACGCGTGGCGGAAACCGTGCCGGCGACAAGGGCAAGAGGGACGCGGCCCGGAAAGACGAGGCCAAGAAGAGCAGTCAGGCGGCCGGCAAGGACCCGCAGCGGGGCAAAGGCTGACGGCACCCCAAACAAAAAGGCCGGGCTCAGCCCGACCTTTCATCGTCCCTCCCGCCGCTGCCAGTACATCCGTGGTCAACGACGAGAGGGACAGTAAGGAGAGTGTAGGCGCCGATTGTTACAGTGGCAAGACTGTCCGAAAGGGTGAGGTCGACAAAACCTGTTCGAGGCTCGCACCTTGATCGCGATCGACTGGCTTTCGCGCGCCCTTGGCTTCGCGACCGATTGTCGGTGCTTCCGGGAAAACAAGGAAATGGTGATCCCGGCGCGATTCGAACGCGCGACCCCCAGATTAGGAATCTGGTGCTCTATCCTGCTGAGCTACGGGACCACTTGCTATAGACCCATACAAAAGCAAGGCCATTTCGCCAAGTGTTTTTGCGCCCGCGGCCGGCGGTTTGCGAAAAGTCGGATGTGGCGATGCGAAATCATGGGGCTAGCGTGATCGACAAAGTGAGTGCTAAGCAGAAGCCGGCGGCGGTCGGAGGCGATGCCGCCTTTCCCGAATCCATCCTGGGACCTATCCGCATATGCTTATCGGAATCGATTGGGGCGGCACCAAAATGGAAGTCATTGCGCTCGACCGCAATGGCGGGACGCGTGCCCGGCACCGTGTTGCAACCCCGACCAGCGGCTATGACGCGTGCATCCGCGCCGTGGTCGAGCTCGTCGCCGCGGCCGAAGACACGGCCGGTGAGCGCGGCTCGATCGGCATCGGCATTCCGGGCAGTCCCAATCCGCGCACCGGCATCGTGCGCAACTCCAACGCCGTGCTGATCAACGGCAAGCCGCTCGGGCGCGACCTCGAGGCCGCCCTTGGCCGCCAGGTTCGGCTTGCCAACGATGCCAATTGCCTGGCGGTCTCCGAGGCGGTCGATGGGGCCGGCAAGGATGCGCATGTCGTCTTCGGCATCATCGTCGGCACCGGGCACGGCGGCGGGTTGGCGATCGACGGGAAGGTGCATGCCGGCTACCAGGGCGTCGCCGCGGAGATCGGTCATTATCCGCTCCCCTGGATGAAGCAGGACGAGTATCCCGGTCACAAATGCTGGTGCGGCAAGTTCGGCTGCCTCGATATGTATGCCTGCGGCACCGGGCTCGAGCTCGACTATCGCCTGACGACCGGCGTCGAGCGCCGCGGCCGCGACATCATCGAGGCGAAGCGTGCCGGCGATCCGGCCGCCACCGGCGTCTACGACCGCTTCGTCGACCGGCTGGCCCGCAGCCTGGCGCTGTTGACCAATATCGTCGATCCGGATGTCTTCGTGCTCGGCGGCGGCATGTCGAATGTCGACGAAATCTATGGCGAATTGCCGGAGCTGATTACCAAATATCTGTTCGGCGACAGTTTCGAAACGCCGATCCGCAAGGCCGTGCATGGCGACAGCTCCGGCGTGCGCGGCGCCGCCTGGCTGTGGAAGGAGTAGCGCGTGTCGAGTTTCGGCGGCCGCCCTGTTTCCCCCTCTGGCCTGCCGGCCATCTCCCCCACAAGGGCCCACAAGGGGGAGAATACGGGCGGCTCACCTCTCTCTCTCTCCGGCCGAGACGCTGCTGAACACGAAACTCTTAAGTGGATGCGTAGACCGTGCCACATCCTTTCCCCCCTTGCGGGCCCTTGCGGGGGAGATGGCGGGCAGGCCAGAGGGGGCATCGCCATCACCCCAGTCCCATCCGTCCAGCTCCCCTAACGACAGCGGAGGCATCATGAACAATATCGACAATGATCTGCGCCGGATCGCGCTCCAGGAACAACAGTTGCAGTTCGAGCGCTTCGACCTCGACACGGCCTGGACGCTCGGCTCGACGCTCCGCCGTATGGCGGCCGAGCGCAAGCACGGTGTCGTCATCGACGTCACGCTGTTCTCCATGCAGGTCTTCTATGCGGCGCTCGACGGCGCAACGCCGGACAATCCGAACTGGGTGCGGCGCAAGCGCAACACGGTTTTCCGGCTGTTCAGAAGCAGCTATGCCACCGGTCTCGGCCTTCTCAAGCAGCAGACCAACCTGCAGGCGAAGCTCGGCCTGCCGGATCAAGAGTTCGCCGCGCATGGCGGCAGCTTTCCGATCGTCGTGAAGGGGACCGGCTGCATCGGTGCCGTCACGGTGTCCGGACTGCCGCAGCGCGACGACCACAATTTGGTCGTCGAAGCGCTGGCCGAACTCCTCGGCGCGGATCACGATGCGCTGAAACTCGAGAATTGACGGACGGGCCGATGGACGTTTCTTTGCAGGCGACGGAGTTCGGCCGCTGGCTCATGGAAGCCGCCCTGCCGCTCTGGCGCGAAAAGGGGTTCGACGCGGCCGGCGGCGGCTTCGTCGAGACGATCGACATGGCCGGCGAGCCGACGCAGGCCAATCGCCGCTCTCGCGTCCAGCCCCGCCAGGTCTATTGTTTCGCGGAAGCCGGGCGGCGTGGCTGGCAGGGAGACTGGCGCAGCGTCGCGGAGGACGGACTCGCCTATTTCGATCGCATCTATCGGCAGCCGAGCGGCTTCTACGGCGCGCTCGCCAAGGCCGACGGGGAGATCATCGATCGGTCTTTCGACCTCTACAACCAGGCCTTCGCGCTGCTCGCCTTCGCCTATCTGGCCGAAGTCCTTCCGGATCGGAAGACCGAGATGATCGGCCGCAGCAATGATCTCCGGCAGAAGCTCGAAGCCCATTGCAAGCATCCGGTCGCCGGCTTCGAGGAGGACAACCCGCCGCGCCTGCCGCTTGGCTCCAACCCGCATATGCACCTCTTCGAAGCCTGTCTCGCCAGCGAAGTCGTCGACGGGTTCGACCGGGTCGCCTGGGCCAATCTCGCCGACGAGATCGCCCATCTGGCGATGGATTGCTTCATCGACGCAAGGACGGGCGTGCTGCGGGAATTCTTCGACCGCGACTGGACGCCCTTTCCGGGCGAGAAGGGCCGCATCGTCGAGCCCGGCCACCAGTTCGAGTGGGCATGGCTGCTCCTGCGCTGGGCGGAACGGCGCGGCAATGCGAAAGCGATCGTCAAGGCGCGGCGGCTGTTCGAGATCGGCGAAGCGCACGGCATCTGCCCGAGGCGCGACGTGGCGATCATGACGCTCTTCGACGACCTGTCGGTCGCCGACCCGGTGGCGCGGCTCTGGCCGCAGACGGAATGGCTGAAGGCGGCAATCCGCTTCGCCGCGCTTTCGGACGGCAGCGAACGGCAACGCTATCTCGCCTCGGCCTCGCGCGCCGCGGCAGCGCTGCAACGGTTTCTCGAAACTCCGGTCCGCGGGCTCTGGCGCGACAAGCAGAAGGCGGACGGCAGCTTCGTCGACGAGCCCGCGCCGGCCAGCAGCTTCTATCACATCGTCTGCGCGATCTATGAGCTCAAGGATTGCCTGAAGCGGATGTGACGGGCGTTGATTGCCCCTCACCCTCGCCCTCTGCCTGCGGGGAGAGGGGACTTGGGCGACGCGACATATCGCTTCGCCCCGCTTGCGGGGAGAAGGTGCCGGCAGGCGGATGAGGGGGATACGCCGGCTCCGCGAACGTCATGACGGATATCCAGTCAGCCCGCCGCGCTCGCGGCGGCTTTTTTCTTGCCCTCGCGGTATTATTATGATCGTATGTTGACATAAAGATATCTTTATGTGACTTAATCGACAAAATAATTGTCGTTTTCAGAACGGGAGATTTCCCATGTCCGCCGCGTCCCTCTTCGGAGAACTCTCCCCCAAGCCCGACGGCTCGGAAATCTTTCGGGCGCTCAACCAGGCGGCGGCCGAGCGCATCCTGATCATGGATGGGGCGATGGGCACCGAAATCCAGCAACTCGGTTTCGTCGAAGACCATTTCCGCGGCGAGCGCTTCGGCGGTTGCGCCTGTCACCAGCAGGGCAACAACGACCTCCTGACGCTGACGCAGCCGAAGGCGATCGAGGAGATCCACTATCGCTACGCCCTTGCCGGCGCCGACATTCTCGAAACCAACACCTTCTCCTCGACGCGGATCGCCCAGGCCGACTACGGCATGGAGGACATGGTCTACGACCTCAACCGCGACGGCGCCCGGCTGGCGCGGCGGGCGGCGAAGCGGGCCGAAGCGGAGGATGGCCGGCGACGCTTCGTGGCCGGCGCGCTCGGGCCGACCAACCGCACCGCGTCGATCTCGCCCGACGTCAACAATCCCGGCTACCGTGCCGTCAGCTTCGACGATCTCAGGCTTGCCTATGCCGAACAGGTGCGCGGCCTGATCGATGGCGGCGCCGATATCATCCTCATCGAGACGATCTTCGACACGCTGAACGCCAAGGCGGCGATCTTCGCGACGCAGGAAGTGTTCGCCGAGAAGAAAATCCACCTGCCGGTGATGGTTTCCGGCACGATCACCGATCTTTCCGGCCGCACCCTCTCCGGCCAGACGCCGACCGCCTTCTGGTACTCGGTGCGCCATGCGGCGCCCTTCACCATCGGGCTCAACTGCGCGCTCGGCGCCGACGCGATGCGCGCCCATATCGACGAGCTTTCGACCGTCGCCGACACGCTTGTCTGTGCCTATCCGAATGCCGGCCTGCCGAACGAATTCGGCCGCTACGACGAAAGCCCCGAAACGATGGCGGCACAAATCGAGGCCTTTGTCCGCGATGGCCTCGTCAACATCGTCGGCGGCTGCTGCGGCTCGACGCCGGCCCATATCCGCGCCATCGCCGAAGCGGTGCAAAAATATCCGCCGCGCCAGGTGCCGGAAATCGAACGCCGCATGCGGCTCTCCGGCCTCGAGCCCTTCACGCTCACCGACGAAATCCCCTTCGTGAATGTCGGCGAGCGGACCAATGTCACCGGCTCGGCGAAATTCCGCAAGCTGATTACCACGGGCGACTATGCCGCGGCACTCGACGTGGCGCGCGACCAGGTGGCCAACGGCGCGCAGATCATCGACATCAACATGGACGAGGGGCTGATCGATTCGACCCGCGCCATGGTCGAGTTCCTGAACCTCGTCGCTTCCGAGCCGGACATCGCCTGCGTGCCGGTGATGATCGATTCCTCCAAATGGGAAGTCATCGAGGCCGGGCTCAAATGCGTCCAGGGCAAGGCGCTGGTGAACTCGATCTCGCTCAAGGAAGGCGAGGAGGCGTTCCTGCATCACGCGCGGCTAGTGCGGGCCTATGGCGCCGCCGTCGTGGTGATGGCTTTCGACGAGAAGGGCCAGGCCGACAGCAGGGCGCGCAAGGTCGAGATCTGCCGGCGCGCCTATCGGCTGCTGACCGAAGAGGTCGGCTTCCCGCCGGAGGACATCATCTTCGACCCGAACATCTTCGCGGTCGCCACCGGCATCGATGAGCACAACAATTACGGCGTCGATTTCATCGAGGCGACGCATGAGATCATCGCCACGCTGCCGCATGTCCATGTCTCGGGCGGGGTGTCGAACCTCTCCTTCTCCTTCCGCGGCAACGAGCCGGTGCGCGAGGCGATGCACGCCGTCTTCCTCTATCATGCGATCCAGGCGGGCATGGACATGGGCATC
This DNA window, taken from Sinorhizobium fredii NGR234, encodes the following:
- a CDS encoding ROK family protein, with protein sequence MLIGIDWGGTKMEVIALDRNGGTRARHRVATPTSGYDACIRAVVELVAAAEDTAGERGSIGIGIPGSPNPRTGIVRNSNAVLINGKPLGRDLEAALGRQVRLANDANCLAVSEAVDGAGKDAHVVFGIIVGTGHGGGLAIDGKVHAGYQGVAAEIGHYPLPWMKQDEYPGHKCWCGKFGCLDMYACGTGLELDYRLTTGVERRGRDIIEAKRAGDPAATGVYDRFVDRLARSLALLTNIVDPDVFVLGGGMSNVDEIYGELPELITKYLFGDSFETPIRKAVHGDSSGVRGAAWLWKE
- a CDS encoding general stress protein; amino-acid sequence: MRTVAGLFDDYHDARQAVNDLETAGIPTQDISIVANNAGDRHADESSGAAEGAGVGAGLGAAGGGAVGLLTGLGLMAIPGVGPVVAAGWLASTAAGAIAGAVAGAATGGIIGSLTDSGIPDEDAHLYAEGVRRGGTLVVAKVDEALLPQADAILRNRNAVDTSVRRRAYVEEGWSTFDAASAPLSLDEVERERDRYRPPAL
- a CDS encoding PepSY domain-containing protein, which codes for MKTMIFGVAVLLSAAAMPAFAQSATSGGSTPAITTPGTQNPEAPVAGKNSFTEDQARERIQEAGYADVKGLKLDDQGVWRGTAMKDGKTVTVSLDYQGNVTVL
- a CDS encoding metallophosphoesterase family protein is translated as MGKLKVAAVADLHMKEDGSVSYTELFSEISKVADVLVIAGDLTDLGKPAEAELLAADLKYCTVPVVAVLGNHDHQCDAVEEISSILMKAGVHLLDGQAVEIAGIGFAGTKGFVGGFGRHMLGSFGETALKAMVSATVDEAMRLENALRKTSAQHSVVVLHYAPIAETVAGEPEEIYPFLGSSRFAETIDRFRVSAVVHGHAHKGTYKGTTPGGAPVFNVATHVEKPTGRPYAILEF
- a CDS encoding heme-degrading domain-containing protein: MNNIDNDLRRIALQEQQLQFERFDLDTAWTLGSTLRRMAAERKHGVVIDVTLFSMQVFYAALDGATPDNPNWVRRKRNTVFRLFRSSYATGLGLLKQQTNLQAKLGLPDQEFAAHGGSFPIVVKGTGCIGAVTVSGLPQRDDHNLVVEALAELLGADHDALKLEN
- the pmi gene encoding mannose-6-phosphate isomerase Pmi, with protein sequence MDVSLQATEFGRWLMEAALPLWREKGFDAAGGGFVETIDMAGEPTQANRRSRVQPRQVYCFAEAGRRGWQGDWRSVAEDGLAYFDRIYRQPSGFYGALAKADGEIIDRSFDLYNQAFALLAFAYLAEVLPDRKTEMIGRSNDLRQKLEAHCKHPVAGFEEDNPPRLPLGSNPHMHLFEACLASEVVDGFDRVAWANLADEIAHLAMDCFIDARTGVLREFFDRDWTPFPGEKGRIVEPGHQFEWAWLLLRWAERRGNAKAIVKARRLFEIGEAHGICPRRDVAIMTLFDDLSVADPVARLWPQTEWLKAAIRFAALSDGSERQRYLASASRAAAALQRFLETPVRGLWRDKQKADGSFVDEPAPASSFYHIVCAIYELKDCLKRM